In one Nicotiana sylvestris chromosome 8, ASM39365v2, whole genome shotgun sequence genomic region, the following are encoded:
- the LOC138874752 gene encoding uncharacterized protein, with the protein MIKVLNWNIRGIKSQAATERLKYLIKEHKVYLGCFTNCSNKVWIFWSSTLNCNVYASEDQMVTCKISDNHRSIVYYLSVVYAKSRSARREDIWGYMRAFASPSNSPWAVCGDFNSILSAEEKLGGKAHRLSKSIPFMECLLDCGLNDIGYSGILGVMKERNRTQDDCFSNTNVQHLPRISSDHCPLLISIGVNQNDHIKYFKFLNFWVDHENFHIYPPTGNIFWDIHHKMKRPPMLLAHGLRIKLLPDDLELQEVEDAVFDINPNSAAGIDGFNGLCFQKTWDILAADIVNMVKPISLSNVTKKIASKVLNNRLSVIMPKIIYLNQSGFVKGRSIGENVLLAQEIIHEVKRPNKGGNVVIKFDMNKAYDRMSWHFICSVMRRMGFSEEWIYIIWNLLSNMWYTMVINGKRNGFFKSYRGVKQGDPISHSLFIIDTESLSRMLTKIYEDPTLTSFYMQPKGPKINHLAYADDLIICCAGKTNTLNLVMECMNKYEENSGQLINREKSCFLLGDEVSNRRIEIVSGLLQVQRKEFSITYLGCHIFSGRRRFNILQIWPPKF; encoded by the exons ATGATTAAGGTCCTCAATTGGAATATCAGGGGTATCAAGTCTCAGGCAGCTACTGAGAGATTGAAGTATTTGATTAAGGAGCACAAAGTTTATCTT GGATGTTTTACAAACTGTAGCAACAAAGTTTGGATTTTCTGGAGTAGTACCTTGAATTGCAACGTATATGCAAGTGAAGATCAAATGGTCACTTGTAAAATTTCTGACAATCATAGAAGCATTGTATATTATTTGTCAGTTGTTTATGCTAAATCAAGATCTGCTAGGAGAGAAGATATATGGGGTTATATGAGAGCTTTTGCCTCTCCTTCTAATTCACCATGGGCTGTTTGCGGGGATTTTAATAGCATATTATCTGCGGAAGAAAAACTTGGAGGTAAAGCTCACAGATTGAGTAAAAGTATTCCATTTATGGAATGTTTGCTAGATTGTGGCTTGAATGATATTGGGTATTCTGGTATACTTGGTGTAATGAAAGAAAGGAATAGGACTCAGGATGACTGCTTTTCAAATACTAATGTTCAACATCTTCCCAGGATTAGCTCAGACCATTGCCCTTTACTGATTAGCATTGGTGTTAATCAGAATGATCACATAAAATACttcaaatttttaaatttttgggtTGATCATGAAAACTTCCACATATATCCTCCTACTGGCAATATATTTTGGGATATCCACCATAAGATGAAGAGACCACCAATGCTCTTAGCGCATGGTCTAAGAATAAAATTG TTACCAGATGATTTAGA ATTACAAGAAGTGGAAGATGCAGTTTTTGACATTAATCCTAATAGTGCCGCAGGTATTGATGGATTTAATGGTCTGTGTTTTCAAAAAACCTGGGATATTTTGGCTGCTGATATTGTTAATATGGTGAA ACCTATTAGCTTGAGTAATGTTACTAAAAAGATTGCTTCAAAGGTTCTCAACAACAGACTTTCTGTTATAATGCCTAAGATTATTTATTTGAATCAAAGTGGTTTTGTGAAAGGTAGGTCTATTGGTGAAAATGTTCTGTTGGCTCAAGAGATAATTCACGAGGTTAAAAGACCAAACAAGGGGGGCAATGTTGTCATCAAGTTTGATATGAACAAAGCCTATGACAGAATGTCCTGGCACTTTATATGCTCTGTGATGAGAAGAATGGGGTTCAGTGAGGAGTGGATTTATATTATCTGGAATCTACTCTCCAATATGTGGTATACAATGGTGATCAATGGAAAGAGAAATGGCTTCTTCAAATCATACAGAGGAGTGAAACAGGGGGACCCTATATCTCATTCTCTTTTTATTATAGATACTGAATCTTTATCTAGAATGCTTACTAAAATCTACGAGGACCCTACGCTCACAAGTTTCTATATGCAACCCAAAGGACCTAAGATTAATCATCTTGCGTATGCTGACGATTTGATTATTTGTTGTGCAGGTAAAACTAACACATTGAATCTTGTAATGGAGTGCATGAATAAATATGAAGAAAACTCAGGGCAATTAATTAACAGAGAAAAGAGCTGCTTTTTACTAGGTGATGAGGTCTCTAACAGAAGAATTGAAATTGTTTCTGGCTTACTTCAAGTACAACGCAAGGAGTTCTCTATCACCTATTTAGGGTGTCATATATTCTCTGGACGAAGAAGGTTCAATATTTTACAGATATGGCCACCAAAATTCTGA
- the LOC138874753 gene encoding uncharacterized protein has protein sequence MAGSKKSKKKGEGASSKQKENSSQQKMEKILAQNATITQNSFDELMNEENVQTSNTQANKMKQGDNQRKGDSELDDSSVDEWADETSSEEEDTSEESSDEQAEQLTQTFGGSLSDKDDLQKEKGENEMKEGTYKKNFLREEQIR, from the coding sequence ATGGCTGGAAGtaaaaaatcgaaaaagaaagGTGAAGGGGCGTCAAGCAAACAGAAAGAAAATTCAAGCCAACAAAAGATGGAGAAAATTTTGGCACAAAATGCCACTATCACACAGAACAGTTTTGATGAGCTCATGAATGAAGAAAATGTTCAAACATCTAATACACAGGCTAACAAGATGAAGCAAGGAGATAATCAAAGAAAGGGTGATAGTGAACTAGATGACAGTAGCGTTGATGAATGGGCAGATGAAACTTCATCAGAAGAAGAGGACACATCTGAAGAGTCATCTGATGAACAAGCTGAGCAATTGACACAAACATTTGGGGGATCGCTCTCTGATAAGGATGACCTCCAAAAGGAAAAAggagaaaatgaaatgaaagaaGGAACATACAAAAAAAATTTCCTAAGGGAAGAACAAATCAGATAA